Genomic segment of Cryomorphaceae bacterium:
CGGATTTCAGATTTTTGGGTGAGCCGGTAAGGGAGGTCTTCGTTAAAGAAGTAAAACGGCAATTTGCGCGTCACTGCAAAGCGCTATTTCAGGTTGTTGAAATTGAGCTCAACCACCGCGCCATTATCTTCAAACGAAACGGAGTCTGCTAAGTGGCGCATCAGGAAAACCCCCCGACCGTTTGGTTTTTCGAGGTTTTCGGGCGAGGTTGGGTCGGGCACGTTTTCGTAATCAAAACCCGGACCTTCATCTGTAATTTTGCAGGTAAGCTTGCCGTTGTTGGTAATGAACTCCACGGTCACTTTAGCCTCCGGGTTTT
This window contains:
- a CDS encoding ATP-binding protein; translated protein: MSPDIKKVAIDSRVENIAVIEKMIDDICAEHGITEEHYGNILIAITEGVNNAITHGNRENPEAKVTVEFITNNGKLTCKITDEGPGFDYENVPDPTSPENLEKPNGRGVFLMRHLADSVSFEDNGAVVELNFNNLK